The DNA sequence CAAGAAAACCTTGAATGATCTAGTGGACAAAGAGATAATAGCACCGGTGACCACACCCACCTCGTGGATCAGCTCTATGGTAGTAGTTACCAAGAAAGATGGAAAACTGCGAATATGCCTAGACCCAAAGGATCTCAACAAAGCCATCCAGAGGGAAAACTATCCCCTACCAACCATAGAAGAGGTTGCAACACGATTACACGGTGCCAAGGTGTTCACGTTGTTGGATGTCCGCAACGGTTTCTGGCACGTCCAGCTAGAGGAAGAGTCGACCTATCTAACAACTTTCCATACACCGTTTGGCCGATACCGATGGAAGAGAATGCCTTTCGGGATCTCCTCAGCACCAAAAGTGTTTCAAAGAAAGATGCATGAATTTGCCGaaggtctgactggaaccgaaGTTGTTGCTGATGATTTCCTGGTAGTGGGCTATGGCGAGAGCTACGAGGAGGCAACGGCGGATCACGACAGGAACCTCCTGGCATTCCTAAACCGTTGTGATCAACGGGACATACACCTGAATCCCGACAAGATGAGACTTAGGAAATCAGAGTTACTCTTCATTGGCCACATAGCAACTGACAAGGGACTTAAAGTCGACCCTGCTAAAGTGCGAGCAATTGTGGACATGCCCTCACCGACCGACAAGCTTGGGGTACAGCGTCTGTTAGGCCTAGCCCAATACCTTGCAAAGTTCCTGCCCCAGCTGTCAGACATCACAAAGCCGCTGAGGGATCTCACACAGAGCGACGTGCAGTTCATCTGGGATGATGCGCAACAGTCTGCGTTTGAAAAGCTAAAGGATGCCGTTACAGTCACTCCAGTATTGCGGTACTACAACCTAGACGAGGAGATTACACTTCAGTGCGATGCGTCGCAGAGCGGATTGGGTGCCGCATTACTACAGAATGGCCAACCAGTAGCCTACGCATCACGTGCACTCACGCCCGCTGAGACGCGTTATGCACAGATTGAGAAGGAGCTGCTCGCGATTGTTTTTGCGTGTGACCGTTTCCATACGTACGTCTACGGCCGCGAAGTCGTCAACATCGAGACTGATCACAAGCCTTTGGAACCAATCTTCATCAAACCTCTGGCGACTGCTCCGAAACGCCTACAACGGATGCTGCTGAGTCTGCAGAGTTACAGTCTCAATGTGAAGTACAAGAAAGGCAAAGATCTTTACTTGGCTGACACCCTAAGCAGAGCTTACCTACCCGAAGTCAACGCCTGGGAGTGTACCAGGGAGCTGGAGGAGATTGACCATCGATCATGGATGCCAGTGAGAGAAGAGACTTGGCAGCAACTCAAAAATGCAGCAGTAGATGATGCGGTGCAACAAAACCTTCGAGAGGTTATAAAGAGAGGTTGGCCAGAGAGCAAAACAGACCTGCCGGAGTGCGTGCATCCTTACTTTGATATTCGAGACGAGCTAACTGTCCAAGAAGAACTCATCTTTAAAGGCCAACAGTTGGTGGTTCCTAGAGCCCTGAGGAAGGAGCTTATGGAAAAGACACACTCATCCCACATCGGTATAGAAGGCTGCATAAGACGAGCAAGAGACACGTTTTTCTGGCCGCGGATGACTGTCGAGTTGAAGGAGTACATCACAAAATGCGAAGTATGTTTGACTCATCGCAGTGGCCAACGAAAGGAGCCAATTCTCCAACATGAGTTTGTCGCTCGACCTTGGGGAAAGGTCTCAGCTGACCTCTGTGAGCTCGACAACCGAACACTGCTAGTGGTCAGCGACTACTTCAGCAACTACATAGAAGTGGCCCGGCTTAACACAGTGACGTCACGAGCAATAATAAAGGAGCTGAAGGCAATATTTGCCAGGTTTGGCATCCCAGACACCCTTATAACCGACAATGGACCGCAGTTCGCATCAGCGGAGTTTAGTGTATTTGCCAAGACCTGGATGTTCGAACACAAGACGTCATCCCCAAGATATGCCCAAGCAAATGGGAAAGCGGAAAATGCTGTACAGACAGTAAAGAggctgtttaaaaaatgcaagaCATCCGGGGGGTCAGAATTCCAAGCACTTCTCGACTGGCGGAATACTCCGACTGCTGGAATCGGAACTAGCCCGGCCCAGCGCCTTTTCGGACGTCGATGCAAAACACTTCTCCCTGTGGCTGGTTCCCTACTACAGCCTAGCTACAACACTGAAGAGGACACCAGGAAGTTGATAGGTACCAAGCAACGCCAGAAGTTTTATTACGATAAGCACAGCAAGCCCCTGGAGCCCATTGCTGTCGGCGAAACTGTGCGCATGAAGCTACCAGGACAAGACACGTGGACGCCTGGTACGTGTTTAGGTCAAGCCGGACCTAGGAGCTACAACGTCGAGACTGAAGGTACCACCTACCGACGAAACCGCCGACAGTTGATCAGCACTGGAGAAACAAACAGCCAAGTACCTGATGTTCTGGAATCACCAGAACCCGATGATGCTCAGCAGCAACCCAGCCAGGTTGCCATGCCACCAGATTCTTCACAGGCTATAACAAGGCCTCGGCGGGAGGTGAAGCCTCCTGCATGGCTCAAAGACTATGTGCCAAAATAACATTGAAACTGTTAGGACACTGAACATTAGTTATAATCCATCGTATGATTTTAGTTGTAAAATTTCGGTTTTTTACCCtttgattattataatgttGTTTTAACCAACCGTTAGCGTTACTGTTAAAAGAGGGAAGATGTGAcaagttgcgtgacagagcacGTGCTCAGAACGTGACCGAGGACCGATTTAGATTGTGCAAGACTCATGGCTCGTTTCACCGTTGAATAAACGTctacaaaacttcttat is a window from the Nematostella vectensis chromosome 9, jaNemVect1.1, whole genome shotgun sequence genome containing:
- the LOC125572238 gene encoding uncharacterized protein K02A2.6-like is translated as MASGYVLPPPAPLEIHNSNAADKWKRFVLAWKNYSLATGLNEKAEAVQVATLLTVIGEEAREVYSTFTLTEGETDKIEPVIKKFAEYCQPRKNVPFERFRFNQRMQEPGESYEHYRTALRKLAESCEFDTITPDEILRDRLLFGIHDTKVRERLLRESKLTLAKTDEICRAAESMLAQMKIVKDTSETDVNAVSKFESKKPNIKNYRRKQRGQGKQCDNCGYQHMANQESCPARGKDCRKCGAKNHFANRCKQEVKATEVEETDMYPEETYQTEEVLAVWLDDSQLVTFQSESGSFIRFQPDTGAQCNVLPVHIYKQACNDHKLVKVKPVQTSLVAYGGSKIKVVGHVTIRVWRNHVSCQLDCRLVDSHEIRPILGRKACLGMNIIQYNDNDQFHKPQTDGATVFTVDPKPGAALTREEILAKFPAVFSDGVGKLDGEYTIRLDTNAQPVQHAPRRVAVALRPQLKKTLNDLVDKEIIAPVTTPTSWISSMVVVTKKDGKLRICLDPKDLNKAIQRENYPLPTIEEVATRLHGAKVFTLLDVRNGFWHVQLEEESTYLTTFHTPFGRYRWKRMPFGISSAPKVFQRKMHEFAEGLTGTEVVADDFLVVGYGESYEEATADHDRNLLAFLNRCDQRDIHLNPDKMRLRKSELLFIGHIATDKGLKVDPAKVRAIVDMPSPTDKLGVQRLLGLAQYLAKFLPQLSDITKPLRDLTQSDVQFIWDDAQQSAFEKLKDAVTVTPVLRYYNLDEEITLQCDASQSGLGAALLQNGQPVAYASRALTPAETRYAQIEKELLAIVFACDRFHTYVYGREVVNIETDHKPLEPIFIKPLATAPKRLQRMLLSLQSYSLNVKYKKGKDLYLADTLSRAYLPEVNAWECTRELEEIDHRSWMPVREETWQQLKNAAVDDAVQQNLREVIKRGWPESKTDLPECVHPYFDIRDELTVQEELIFKGQQLVVPRALRKELMEKTHSSHIGIEGCIRRARDTFFWPRMTVELKEYITKCEVCLTHRSGQRKEPILQHEFVARPWGKVSADLCELDNRTLLVVSDYFSNYIEVARLNTVTSRAIIKELKAIFARFGIPDTLITDNGPQFASAEFSVFAKTWMFEHKTSSPRYAQANGKAENAVQTVKRLFKKCKTSGGSEFQALLDWRNTPTAGIGTSPAQRLFGRRCKTLLPVAGSLLQPSYNTEEDTRKLIGTKQRQKFYYDKHSKPLEPIAVGETVRMKLPGQDTWTPGTCLGQAGPRSYNVETEGTTYRRNRRQLISTGETNSQVPDVLESPEPDDAQQQPSQVAMPPDSSQAITRPRREVKPPAWLKDYVPK